Proteins from a single region of Hymenobacter aquaticus:
- the kdpB gene encoding potassium-transporting ATPase subunit KdpB, giving the protein MSTKSQSLFQPALVSEAVKQAFVKLDPRIMFRNPVMFTVEIGTAVMLFVTLGLLVRPDAAQGSFGYNLTVFGVLFLTLLFANFAEAIAEARGKAQAESLRKTRQDTPARVVDADGRVTAVSSAQLQKGQIFLVEAGEIIPTDGEIIEGLATIDESAITGESAPVIREAGGDKSSVTGGTKVLSDRIKVVVTTAPGESFLDQMIALVEGASRQKTPNEIALTILLAGFTLVFVLVCVTLQPFAAYAHAPIAISAFIALFVCLIPTTIGGLLSAIGIAGMDRALRANVITKSGRAVETAGDIDVLLLDKTGTITIGNRKATHFWPAPGVEAHRFMELAVLASLTDETPEGKSIVELARGQHLDPQPLHHRLAGAELIKFTAETRSSGVTLPDGTRIRKGASDAIRQLANRANQPFPQETTQRVEAIAGNGGTPLVLSENDRVLGVVELQDIIKPGIQERFARLRNMGIKTVMVTGDNPLTARFIAEKAGVDDFIAEAKPEDKMHYIRREQQQGRLVAMMGDGTNDAPALAQADVGVAMNSGTQAAKEAGNMVDLDNDPTKLIEVVEIGKQLLMTRGTLTTFSIANDVAKYFAIVPALFMVAIPALGALNIMGLKSPQSAILSAVIFNAVIIPLLVPLALRGVAYKPIGASALLRRNLLVYGLGGVVAPFVGIKVIDLLVGLFL; this is encoded by the coding sequence ATGTCAACTAAATCTCAATCCTTGTTCCAACCCGCGCTGGTGTCGGAGGCCGTCAAGCAGGCTTTCGTGAAGCTCGACCCGCGCATCATGTTCCGCAACCCGGTCATGTTTACCGTGGAAATCGGGACGGCCGTGATGCTGTTTGTCACGCTGGGGCTGCTGGTGCGGCCCGATGCCGCCCAGGGCTCCTTCGGCTACAACCTCACCGTGTTCGGGGTCCTGTTTCTGACCCTGCTGTTCGCCAACTTCGCCGAGGCCATTGCCGAAGCGCGGGGCAAGGCCCAGGCCGAAAGCCTGCGCAAAACCCGCCAGGATACTCCCGCCCGCGTGGTAGATGCCGACGGCCGCGTAACGGCCGTGTCCTCGGCCCAGCTCCAGAAGGGCCAGATTTTCCTGGTGGAAGCCGGCGAAATCATTCCCACCGACGGCGAAATCATCGAGGGCTTGGCTACCATCGACGAGTCGGCCATTACCGGCGAGTCGGCCCCGGTGATTCGGGAGGCCGGCGGGGATAAGTCCTCCGTCACGGGCGGCACCAAGGTGCTGTCAGACCGCATTAAAGTGGTGGTGACGACGGCACCCGGCGAGTCGTTTCTGGACCAGATGATTGCCCTGGTGGAAGGCGCTTCGCGGCAGAAAACGCCCAACGAAATTGCCCTCACCATTCTGCTGGCGGGTTTCACGCTGGTGTTCGTGCTGGTGTGCGTCACGCTGCAGCCCTTCGCGGCCTACGCCCACGCCCCCATTGCCATTTCGGCCTTTATTGCCCTGTTCGTGTGTCTGATTCCGACTACCATCGGCGGGCTGCTCTCGGCCATCGGCATTGCCGGCATGGACCGCGCCCTGCGGGCCAACGTCATTACCAAGAGCGGCCGGGCCGTGGAAACGGCCGGCGACATCGACGTGCTGCTGCTCGACAAGACCGGCACCATCACCATCGGCAACCGCAAAGCCACCCACTTCTGGCCCGCCCCCGGCGTAGAGGCGCACCGCTTCATGGAGCTGGCCGTGCTGGCGTCGCTCACCGATGAGACGCCCGAGGGCAAGAGCATCGTGGAGCTGGCCCGCGGGCAGCACCTGGACCCGCAGCCGCTGCACCACCGCCTGGCGGGAGCCGAGCTGATCAAGTTCACGGCCGAAACCCGCAGCAGCGGCGTCACGCTCCCCGACGGCACCCGCATCCGCAAGGGCGCCTCCGATGCCATCCGGCAGCTGGCCAACCGGGCCAATCAGCCCTTTCCCCAGGAAACCACCCAGCGCGTGGAGGCCATTGCCGGCAACGGCGGCACCCCGCTGGTGCTCAGCGAAAACGACCGGGTGCTGGGCGTGGTGGAACTGCAGGACATCATCAAGCCCGGGATTCAGGAGCGGTTTGCGCGGCTGCGCAACATGGGCATCAAAACGGTGATGGTGACGGGCGACAACCCGCTCACGGCCCGCTTCATTGCCGAAAAAGCCGGCGTCGACGACTTCATTGCCGAAGCCAAGCCAGAAGACAAAATGCACTACATCCGCCGCGAGCAGCAGCAGGGCCGGCTGGTGGCCATGATGGGCGACGGCACCAACGACGCCCCCGCCCTGGCCCAGGCCGACGTGGGCGTGGCCATGAACTCGGGCACCCAGGCCGCCAAGGAAGCCGGCAACATGGTGGACCTCGACAACGACCCGACCAAGCTCATCGAGGTGGTCGAAATCGGCAAGCAGCTGCTGATGACGCGCGGCACGCTCACCACCTTCAGCATCGCCAACGACGTGGCCAAGTACTTCGCCATCGTGCCGGCCCTGTTCATGGTGGCCATCCCAGCCCTGGGCGCGCTCAACATCATGGGCCTGAAGTCGCCGCAGTCGGCCATTCTCTCGGCCGTGATTTTCAACGCCGTGATTATCCCGCTGCTGGTGCCGCTGGCCCTGCGCGGGGTGGCTTACAAGCCCATCGGGGCCTCGGCCCTGCTGCGCCGCAACCTGCTGGTGTACGGCCTGGGCGGCGTAGTGGCTCCCTTCGTCGGCATCAAGGTCATCGACCTGCTGGTGGGGCTGTTTTTGTAA
- the kdpF gene encoding K(+)-transporting ATPase subunit F: MPALFVLALATFGYLIYVLLKPEKF; the protein is encoded by the coding sequence ATGCCCGCTCTGTTTGTCCTCGCGCTGGCCACGTTTGGCTACCTCATTTACGTGCTGCTCAAGCCCGAGAAATTCTAA
- the kdpC gene encoding potassium-transporting ATPase subunit KdpC: MKQHLLPAFRLTLVLLVLCAVVYPALIWAGAQLAPAGGQGETIRHRGRVVGFANVGQKFDRPEYFSSRPSAVDYNAAGSAGSNKGPSNPDYLATVHTRVGAFLQANPTVGAGRLPAELVTASGSGLDPHLSPAGAYAQVERVARLRGLPAAQVRALVDSHVDEPLIVFFGPPTVNVLRLNLALDSLQGR; encoded by the coding sequence ATGAAACAACACCTGCTTCCCGCTTTCCGTCTCACCCTGGTGCTCCTGGTGCTGTGCGCGGTGGTTTATCCGGCCCTGATCTGGGCCGGGGCGCAGCTGGCTCCCGCTGGCGGCCAGGGCGAAACCATCCGCCACCGGGGCCGCGTAGTAGGCTTCGCCAACGTAGGCCAGAAATTCGACCGGCCGGAGTATTTCAGCTCCCGCCCCTCGGCCGTCGACTACAACGCCGCCGGCTCGGCGGGCTCCAACAAGGGGCCCAGCAACCCCGACTACCTGGCCACGGTACACACCCGGGTGGGCGCGTTTTTGCAAGCCAACCCCACGGTGGGTGCCGGCCGGCTGCCCGCCGAGCTGGTCACGGCCAGCGGCTCGGGCCTCGACCCGCACCTGTCGCCCGCCGGGGCCTACGCCCAGGTAGAGCGGGTGGCCCGCCTCCGCGGCCTGCCCGCGGCCCAGGTGCGCGCCCTGGTCGACAGCCACGTAGATGAGCCCCTGATTGTCTTTTTTGGCCCGCCCACCGTGAACGTGCTGCGCCTGAACCTGGCCCTCGATTCCCTGCAAGGCCGGTAG
- the kdpA gene encoding potassium-transporting ATPase subunit KdpA — translation MTNELLGIGAIYLVTLVLALPLGRFLAAVFQGSRNLLDFMAPVERGIFRLAGLDSTRAMSWQEHLRALLTINLVWFLLALLVLSTQGSLPLNPDGNPSMSPDLAFNTAISFLVNCNLQHYSGESGLSYLSQLVVITFLQFVSAATGIAAAVVVLNALQTRTTEQLGNFYDYFVKSLTRLLLPLSLVIGLVLAFQGTPMTLLGKQPLVTLQGDSVAVSRGPVAAMVAIKELGTNGGGFFGANSAHPLENPNYFTNAVENGALVLIPLALIFALGFYLKRPRLSYMIFGVMTVGFLALLAPTLYYELHGNPALAQMGLDQSLGALEGKEMRFGAAASAYWSITNTVISCGSVNSMHDSFMPISGLMQLLGMMTNAFYGGCGVGLLNFFAYLIIAVFIAGLLVGRTPEFLGKKIEAREMKIAVIVTLLHPLLILAGTALAAHTYAGNPAEYAGWLGNPGFHGFSEMLYEFTSAAANNGSGFEGLGDNTPFWNISTGVVLLLARFLPIIGPVAIAGLLARKKYVPEGAGTLPADTATFGVMVLAVIVIIAALAFFPALALGPLAEHFALY, via the coding sequence ATGACCAACGAACTACTCGGCATCGGCGCAATCTACCTGGTTACGCTGGTGCTGGCCTTGCCGCTGGGCCGCTTTCTGGCCGCCGTATTTCAGGGCTCCCGCAACCTGCTGGACTTTATGGCGCCCGTCGAGCGGGGCATTTTCCGCCTGGCCGGCCTCGATTCTACCCGCGCCATGAGCTGGCAGGAGCACCTGCGCGCCCTGCTCACCATCAACCTGGTGTGGTTTCTGCTGGCCCTGCTGGTGCTCAGCACCCAGGGCAGCCTGCCGCTCAACCCCGACGGCAACCCCTCGATGTCGCCGGACCTGGCTTTCAACACGGCCATTTCCTTCCTGGTAAACTGCAACCTGCAGCACTACTCCGGCGAATCGGGCCTGTCTTACCTCTCGCAGCTGGTGGTCATTACCTTCCTGCAGTTTGTGAGTGCCGCTACCGGCATTGCCGCGGCCGTGGTGGTGCTCAACGCCCTACAAACCCGCACCACCGAGCAGCTGGGCAACTTCTACGACTACTTCGTGAAGAGCCTCACCCGCCTGCTGCTGCCCCTGAGCCTGGTTATCGGGCTGGTGCTGGCCTTCCAGGGCACGCCCATGACGCTGCTGGGCAAGCAGCCCTTGGTGACCCTGCAGGGCGACTCGGTGGCCGTGAGCCGGGGGCCGGTGGCGGCTATGGTGGCCATTAAGGAGCTGGGAACCAACGGCGGGGGCTTTTTCGGGGCCAACTCGGCCCACCCGCTCGAAAACCCCAACTACTTCACCAACGCCGTCGAAAACGGCGCACTGGTGCTGATTCCGCTGGCCCTGATTTTCGCCCTGGGCTTTTACCTGAAGCGGCCCCGGCTGTCGTACATGATTTTTGGGGTGATGACCGTGGGCTTTCTGGCCCTGCTGGCCCCGACTCTGTACTACGAGCTGCACGGCAACCCCGCCCTGGCCCAAATGGGCCTCGACCAAAGCCTGGGCGCGCTGGAAGGCAAGGAAATGCGGTTTGGCGCGGCGGCCTCGGCCTACTGGAGCATCACCAACACGGTCATCAGCTGCGGGTCGGTCAACTCGATGCACGACTCGTTCATGCCGATTTCCGGCCTGATGCAGCTGCTGGGCATGATGACCAACGCCTTTTACGGCGGCTGCGGCGTGGGCCTGCTCAACTTTTTCGCCTACCTGATTATTGCCGTCTTCATTGCCGGCCTGCTGGTGGGCCGCACGCCCGAGTTTCTGGGCAAGAAAATCGAGGCCCGGGAAATGAAAATTGCCGTCATCGTGACGCTGCTGCACCCGCTGCTGATTCTGGCCGGCACGGCCCTGGCCGCGCACACCTACGCCGGCAACCCCGCCGAGTACGCCGGCTGGCTGGGCAACCCCGGCTTCCACGGCTTCTCAGAAATGCTGTATGAGTTTACCTCCGCCGCGGCCAACAACGGCTCGGGCTTCGAGGGCCTCGGCGACAACACCCCGTTCTGGAACATCAGCACCGGCGTGGTGCTGCTGCTCGCGCGCTTCCTGCCCATCATCGGCCCGGTGGCTATTGCCGGCCTGCTGGCCCGCAAAAAGTACGTGCCGGAAGGGGCCGGCACCCTGCCCGCCGACACGGCCACCTTCGGGGTGATGGTGCTGGCCGTCATCGTCATCATTGCCGCCCTGGCCTTCTTCCCGGCCCTGGCGCTGGGGCCGCTGGCCGAGCACTTCGCGCTGTATTAA
- a CDS encoding VWA domain-containing protein, protein MAADSVSPQPTDNTARWKLVLGAEADAENQVPLSADYGRMDEVLTALYDSERKGRGGLGGSAPKVSRWLGDIRQYFPSSVVAVMQKDAMERLGLNQLLLEPEILRTVQADVHLVGVLMSLGRVMPAKVRSTAREVVGKVVRELEQKLSNPLRQAVQGALSRAVRNPRPRYREIDWAATIRANLKHYQPAQRTIIPEKLVGFGRRGQALKEIVLCVDQSGSMASSVVYAGVFGAVLASIKAVKTHMVVFDTAVADLTADLQDPVDLLFGIQLGGGTDINLALTYCQQLITRPTDTILVLISDLYEGGNEREMVKRAAALRATGVTVVVLLALSDDGSPSFDRRMAEQLAALDIPSFACTPDRFPDLMAAAIQGQAIRL, encoded by the coding sequence ATGGCTGCCGATTCTGTTTCCCCCCAACCCACCGACAACACCGCCCGCTGGAAGTTGGTGCTGGGCGCCGAGGCCGATGCCGAAAACCAGGTTCCCCTGTCGGCTGATTACGGGCGCATGGACGAGGTGCTCACGGCCCTCTACGACAGTGAGCGGAAGGGCCGCGGCGGCCTGGGCGGCTCGGCCCCCAAGGTCAGCCGCTGGCTGGGCGACATCCGCCAGTACTTTCCCTCCTCGGTAGTGGCCGTGATGCAGAAGGACGCCATGGAGCGGCTGGGCTTGAACCAGCTGCTGCTGGAGCCCGAAATCCTGCGCACGGTGCAGGCCGACGTGCATTTGGTGGGCGTGCTCATGTCGCTGGGGCGGGTGATGCCGGCCAAGGTGCGCAGCACGGCCCGCGAGGTGGTGGGCAAAGTGGTGCGGGAGCTGGAGCAGAAACTCTCGAACCCGCTGCGGCAGGCCGTGCAGGGCGCCCTGAGCCGGGCCGTGCGCAACCCCCGCCCCCGCTACCGCGAAATCGACTGGGCCGCCACTATTCGGGCCAATCTGAAGCACTACCAACCCGCCCAGCGCACCATCATTCCCGAAAAGCTGGTGGGCTTCGGGCGGCGCGGGCAGGCCCTGAAGGAAATCGTGCTGTGCGTGGACCAGAGCGGCTCGATGGCCTCGTCGGTGGTGTACGCGGGCGTGTTTGGGGCGGTGCTGGCGTCCATCAAGGCCGTGAAAACCCACATGGTGGTGTTCGATACCGCCGTGGCCGACCTCACCGCCGACTTGCAGGACCCGGTGGATCTGCTGTTCGGCATTCAGCTCGGCGGCGGCACCGACATCAACCTGGCCCTCACCTACTGCCAGCAGCTCATCACCCGGCCCACCGATACCATTCTGGTGCTCATCAGCGACTTATACGAGGGCGGCAACGAGCGGGAAATGGTGAAGCGCGCCGCCGCCCTGCGCGCCACCGGCGTCACGGTCGTGGTGCTGCTGGCCCTCAGCGACGACGGCTCGCCCAGCTTCGACCGGCGCATGGCCGAGCAGCTGGCCGCCCTCGACATTCCCTCCTTCGCCTGCACCCCCGACCGGTTTCCCGACCTGATGGCCGCTGCCATTCAGGGCCAGGCCATTCGGCTGTAA
- a CDS encoding porin yields the protein MKPLSFAPLGLLLLTSAAMAQTTPDSTAAAAAPANPLTTYGFVDGYYGYDFKHAATNQRPGFLYSHNRQNEFTVNNAVIGLRYDNGQVRGALGLHAGTYVSANYAAEDQVLKHIYEAYAGFRPFKKAWLDVGIFGSHIGFESALSKDNWTLTRSLMAENSPYYEAGARLTYEVSPKLTLTGLVLNGWQNIRENNQAKALGTQIQWKPTDKLLINSSTFYGNEQPQDSVRRRRYFHDFYVSYAATDRLSLALVFDVGKQESEQRGGKADTWHTGAAFVRYKLADKWTAAARAEYYNADRGVIISTISPVAAATDFKVQAASVNLDYAPTSNVTFRVEGRTFHGRQPFLTDRNGNPTRNYGNLTSSIALSF from the coding sequence ATGAAACCACTTTCTTTTGCCCCACTGGGCCTGCTGCTGCTCACTTCGGCTGCTATGGCCCAAACCACGCCCGATTCCACGGCAGCTGCGGCGGCTCCGGCCAATCCGCTTACTACCTACGGCTTCGTGGATGGCTACTACGGCTATGATTTCAAGCACGCGGCCACCAACCAGCGGCCCGGCTTTCTGTACTCGCACAACCGCCAGAACGAGTTTACGGTCAACAACGCCGTTATCGGTCTGCGCTACGACAACGGGCAGGTGCGCGGGGCCTTGGGCCTGCACGCGGGCACCTACGTATCGGCCAACTACGCGGCCGAGGACCAGGTGCTCAAGCACATCTACGAGGCTTATGCGGGCTTCCGACCCTTCAAAAAAGCCTGGCTCGACGTGGGTATTTTCGGCTCGCACATCGGGTTTGAGTCGGCCCTGAGCAAGGACAACTGGACGCTGACCCGCTCCCTGATGGCCGAAAACTCGCCCTACTACGAGGCCGGCGCGCGGCTCACCTACGAGGTGAGCCCCAAGCTGACGCTAACTGGGCTGGTGCTCAACGGCTGGCAGAACATCCGCGAAAACAACCAGGCCAAGGCCCTGGGCACTCAGATTCAGTGGAAGCCCACCGATAAGCTGCTCATCAACAGCAGCACCTTCTACGGCAACGAGCAGCCCCAGGACTCGGTGCGCCGCCGCCGCTACTTCCACGATTTCTACGTGAGCTACGCCGCCACCGACCGCCTCAGCCTGGCGCTGGTGTTCGACGTGGGCAAGCAGGAAAGCGAGCAGCGCGGCGGCAAGGCCGATACCTGGCACACCGGCGCGGCCTTCGTGCGCTACAAGCTGGCCGATAAGTGGACCGCCGCCGCCCGGGCCGAGTACTACAACGCCGACCGGGGCGTCATCATCAGCACCATTTCGCCGGTAGCCGCCGCCACCGATTTCAAGGTGCAGGCCGCCTCGGTCAACCTCGACTACGCGCCCACCAGCAACGTGACGTTCCGGGTAGAAGGCCGCACCTTCCACGGCCGCCAGCCCTTCCTGACGGACCGCAACGGCAACCCCACCCGCAACTACGGCAACCTCACCAGCAGCATCGCGCTGTCGTTTTAG
- a CDS encoding sigma-54-dependent transcriptional regulator yields the protein MSHGTILIIDDENSLRKVVSRVLELEDYTVLQARTAHEGLELLGQHAEEILVILSDVKLPDGHGLGLLPRYQAVAPLAEVILLTAYGTIADGVQAMRSGAFDYLTKGNSDDQLVVVVARAADKARLQRRVAQLEQQLTSQYTFESMIGHSAPLEQAKTLARRVAPTDSTVLLEGPTGSGKELFAQAIHHASPRRSKPFVAVNCSAFPKDLLESELFGYRKGAFTGALADKKGLLEEATGGTLFLDEIGELPLELQAKLLRVLETQTFTKLGDTKPLTVNVRIVAATNRNLRQEADAGLFRPDLYYRLAVFTVPVPPLNVRREDIEPLANYFLRLYAAKLRKRLHGMDADFLRHLTHYNWRGNVRELKNVLERAVILADGDLLTADNLPAEFDHAAHPAAPDDAAAAQWTLRGMERSHIQAVLQQAHGNKTEAARMLGVALTTLYRKIQEYGL from the coding sequence ATGTCCCACGGAACCATCCTTATCATCGACGACGAAAACAGCCTGCGTAAGGTGGTGAGCCGGGTGCTGGAGCTGGAAGACTATACCGTGCTGCAGGCGCGCACCGCCCACGAGGGCCTGGAGCTGCTGGGCCAGCACGCCGAGGAAATCCTGGTGATTCTCTCCGACGTGAAGCTGCCCGACGGCCACGGCCTGGGGTTGCTGCCCCGCTACCAGGCCGTGGCGCCCCTGGCCGAAGTCATTCTGCTGACGGCCTACGGCACCATTGCCGATGGGGTGCAGGCCATGCGCTCGGGCGCTTTCGACTACCTGACCAAAGGCAACTCGGACGATCAGCTGGTCGTCGTCGTGGCCCGGGCCGCTGATAAGGCGCGGCTGCAGCGCCGGGTGGCCCAGCTCGAACAGCAGCTCACGTCGCAGTACACGTTTGAGTCGATGATCGGGCACTCGGCGCCGCTGGAGCAGGCCAAAACGCTGGCCCGGCGCGTCGCCCCCACCGACAGCACCGTGCTGCTGGAAGGCCCGACCGGCTCGGGCAAGGAGCTCTTTGCCCAGGCCATTCACCACGCCAGTCCGCGCCGCAGCAAGCCGTTCGTGGCCGTCAACTGCTCGGCGTTTCCCAAGGATTTGCTGGAAAGTGAGCTGTTTGGCTACCGCAAAGGCGCTTTCACCGGGGCCCTGGCCGATAAGAAGGGCCTGCTGGAAGAAGCCACGGGCGGCACGCTGTTTCTGGACGAAATCGGGGAGCTGCCCCTGGAGCTGCAAGCCAAGCTGCTGCGGGTGCTCGAAACCCAGACCTTCACCAAGCTGGGCGACACCAAGCCCCTGACGGTAAACGTGCGCATTGTGGCCGCCACCAACCGCAACCTGCGCCAGGAAGCCGACGCGGGCCTGTTCCGCCCCGATTTGTACTACCGCCTGGCCGTCTTCACGGTGCCCGTGCCGCCCCTGAACGTACGGCGCGAGGACATCGAGCCCCTGGCCAACTACTTCCTGCGGCTGTACGCGGCCAAGCTCCGCAAGCGCCTGCACGGCATGGATGCCGACTTTCTGCGCCACCTCACGCACTACAACTGGCGCGGCAACGTGCGGGAGCTGAAAAACGTGCTGGAGCGCGCCGTTATCCTGGCCGACGGCGACCTGCTCACGGCCGACAACCTGCCCGCCGAGTTCGACCACGCCGCCCACCCCGCCGCCCCCGACGACGCGGCCGCCGCCCAGTGGACGCTGCGCGGCATGGAGCGCAGCCACATCCAGGCCGTGCTGCAGCAGGCCCACGGCAACAAAACCGAGGCCGCCCGCATGCTCGGCGTGGCCCTGACGACGCTGTACCGAAAAATCCAGGAGTACGGCCTGTAA
- a CDS encoding DUF5682 family protein, translating into MPTDLRLFGIRHHGPGSAASLRQALDAFQPDVVLLECPADAEAALASGTHPELKPPVALLVYNPKQHQQASFLPFASFSPEWQALHWCQEHGAHLRCFDLPMALRFGLPDEATPEPHPLAPSPLGEEEPTPSVTSTLVPETTAQESALKLEKEPELVPPLPAERGLGGEAQRDPISYLAELDGYSDGERWWELRLEHSAGHADTFQAVLGMMTALREELAQPETEETLLREAFMRETMRATLKQGYQRVAVVCGAWHAPVLQEAQLKSEAKADKARLKGLKKAPTEATWIPWTYERLSYSSGYGAGVLSPAWYELLFHTPHTEVVTHWMVRAARLLRGQDMDASSAHAIEAVRLAETLAAVRGRALPGIEELEEAAVAIFGGGYAEALHLVHEQLVIGEKLGEVPSELPATPLQQDVLTQQKATRLKPETTPKTLDLDLRQELHLERSYLLHRLRLLSLPWGTPQRVQGKSGTFHEVWEVQWKPEFALQIIEAGLWGNTVLEAATNRARQRGREAGQLEQVSSLVEEVLQANLGAAIPDLVARLETLSADTRDVTHLLAALPPLVNVLRYGNVRRTETGQVAQVVHKLVPRLCISLPQACTGLDYDAASQLLARVEATHQAIRLLQDAGQEADWYAALHAILRNPASSGLLAGAAARLLFDAQQLPPEEAATVLGLALAPAQPTDYATAWIEGFLSGSGLLLIHHHELFGLLDAWLSGIDEAVFQEIVPLLRRAFTGFSLPERRQVLDLALQGTTPNTSAGAAAETLDLERGLRVLPILRELLGVAEVSI; encoded by the coding sequence ATGCCCACCGACCTCCGCCTTTTCGGCATTCGCCACCACGGGCCCGGCAGTGCCGCCAGCCTGCGCCAGGCCCTCGACGCGTTTCAGCCCGACGTGGTGCTGCTGGAGTGCCCGGCCGATGCCGAAGCGGCGCTGGCCAGCGGCACCCACCCCGAGCTGAAGCCACCCGTGGCCCTGCTGGTGTATAATCCCAAGCAGCATCAGCAGGCGTCGTTTCTGCCGTTTGCCTCGTTTTCGCCCGAGTGGCAGGCCCTGCACTGGTGCCAGGAGCACGGCGCCCACCTGCGCTGCTTCGATTTGCCGATGGCCCTGCGCTTTGGCCTGCCCGACGAAGCAACTCCGGAACCTCACCCCCTGGCCCCCTCTCCTCTGGGAGAGGAGGAGCCAACTCCAAGTGTTACCTCTACCCTAGTACCAGAGACAACAGCACAAGAGTCCGCTTTAAAGCTGGAAAAAGAGCCAGAGCTAGTTCCCCCTCTCCCTGCGGAGCGGGGGCTAGGGGGCGAGGCGCAACGCGACCCTATCTCCTACCTGGCTGAGTTGGACGGCTACTCCGACGGGGAGCGGTGGTGGGAGCTGCGCCTGGAGCACAGCGCCGGCCACGCCGATACCTTTCAGGCCGTGCTGGGCATGATGACGGCCCTGCGCGAGGAGCTGGCCCAGCCCGAAACCGAGGAAACGTTGCTGCGCGAGGCCTTTATGCGCGAAACCATGCGCGCCACGCTCAAGCAGGGCTACCAGCGGGTGGCCGTGGTGTGCGGGGCCTGGCACGCCCCGGTGTTGCAGGAAGCCCAGCTCAAGAGCGAAGCCAAAGCCGACAAAGCCCGCCTCAAGGGTCTGAAAAAAGCCCCCACCGAAGCCACCTGGATTCCGTGGACCTACGAGCGGCTTTCCTACAGCTCGGGCTACGGGGCGGGCGTGTTGTCGCCGGCCTGGTACGAACTGCTGTTTCACACGCCCCATACCGAGGTTGTCACGCACTGGATGGTGCGGGCCGCCCGGCTGTTGCGCGGGCAGGATATGGACGCTTCCTCGGCCCACGCCATTGAGGCCGTGCGCCTGGCCGAGACGCTGGCCGCCGTGCGCGGGCGGGCTTTGCCGGGCATCGAGGAGCTGGAAGAGGCGGCCGTGGCCATCTTCGGGGGCGGCTACGCCGAGGCCCTGCACCTGGTGCACGAGCAGCTGGTGATTGGGGAGAAGCTGGGCGAAGTGCCTTCGGAGCTGCCCGCCACGCCCTTGCAGCAGGACGTGCTGACCCAGCAGAAAGCCACCCGCCTCAAGCCCGAAACCACGCCCAAAACCCTGGACCTGGATTTGCGCCAGGAGCTGCACCTCGAACGCAGCTACCTGCTGCACCGCCTGCGCCTGCTGAGCTTGCCCTGGGGCACGCCGCAGCGCGTGCAGGGCAAAAGCGGCACGTTTCACGAGGTGTGGGAAGTGCAGTGGAAGCCCGAGTTTGCCCTGCAAATCATCGAAGCCGGGCTCTGGGGCAACACCGTGCTGGAAGCCGCCACCAACCGCGCCCGGCAGCGGGGCCGCGAGGCCGGGCAGCTCGAGCAGGTTAGCAGCTTGGTTGAGGAGGTGCTGCAAGCCAACCTGGGGGCCGCCATTCCGGATTTGGTAGCCCGCCTCGAAACGCTCAGCGCCGACACCCGCGACGTGACCCACCTGCTGGCCGCCCTGCCCCCGCTGGTGAACGTGCTGCGCTACGGCAACGTGCGCCGCACCGAAACCGGACAGGTGGCCCAAGTGGTGCACAAGCTGGTACCGCGCCTGTGCATTTCCCTGCCCCAGGCCTGCACCGGCCTCGACTACGACGCGGCCAGCCAGCTGCTGGCGCGCGTCGAGGCCACCCACCAGGCCATCCGGCTGCTACAGGACGCGGGGCAGGAAGCCGACTGGTACGCGGCCCTGCACGCCATTCTGCGCAACCCGGCCAGCAGCGGCCTGCTGGCCGGGGCCGCCGCCCGCCTGCTGTTCGACGCCCAGCAGCTGCCACCCGAGGAAGCGGCCACGGTGCTGGGGCTGGCCCTGGCCCCGGCCCAGCCCACCGACTACGCCACGGCCTGGATTGAGGGCTTTCTGAGCGGCAGCGGCCTGCTGCTGATTCACCACCACGAGCTGTTTGGGCTGCTTGACGCCTGGCTGAGCGGCATCGACGAGGCGGTGTTCCAGGAAATTGTGCCGCTGCTGCGCCGGGCCTTTACGGGCTTCAGCCTGCCGGAGCGCCGCCAGGTGCTGGACTTAGCGTTGCAGGGCACCACGCCCAACACGTCGGCAGGGGCGGCGGCCGAAACCCTGGATTTGGAGCGCGGCCTGCGCGTGCTGCCGATTTTGCGGGAGCTGCTGGGCGTCGCCGAAGTTTCTATCTGA